The following are encoded together in the Bradymonas sediminis genome:
- a CDS encoding pilus assembly protein TadG-related protein, translated as MRLSVKIQDLVQGWHRDDSGAIVLLCLAACLFLFMVGLLMYDTGQVARDKVDVQMAADTAAYSQASVQARAMNSIAFANVGKRTITGIRNMYYTQFYHYFKWYRGQCKRCCCGFWCGCWGACLNCAGNTLSLVPFLGAVDSLFFTLARLPIFEDKMTKHLKALDKFQAEMAAYAPYWALGEGVVRGARNGAHAVTTYPLPKTPTFGPLPVKKSSGFGAAIESCLFPTYFFNPSSMGTITEMDRNFAVLKRNSVSRPYMASKGPREVVSRFRAAEGCMTGMMPSFLFPDNKYAPPYHLTADGNSGSDYMKRSNIVWTYRYTPDMATKLRDNYNAVLSKDYTTDIIGLPHSGMWAMSRGEMYYREKNDPNFVKGPNAMWMFHPSWIGKLRPVLLKNERLPVDPSDMWAESRGLALRQAPLFGVDLSDFGKDLLYMEKATLGMDGKIEGKEVLDGIAK; from the coding sequence ATGCGCTTATCAGTTAAAATACAAGATCTAGTCCAAGGCTGGCACCGCGACGACAGCGGGGCGATCGTCTTATTATGCCTGGCCGCGTGCTTGTTTTTGTTCATGGTCGGGCTGTTGATGTACGACACCGGCCAGGTCGCCCGCGACAAGGTCGACGTGCAGATGGCTGCCGACACCGCCGCCTATAGCCAGGCGTCGGTGCAGGCCCGGGCGATGAACTCCATCGCATTCGCCAACGTCGGAAAGCGCACGATCACCGGCATCCGCAATATGTATTACACCCAATTTTACCACTACTTTAAGTGGTATCGCGGGCAATGTAAGCGCTGCTGTTGCGGGTTCTGGTGCGGCTGCTGGGGCGCGTGTTTGAACTGCGCCGGCAATACGCTGTCATTGGTGCCGTTTTTGGGGGCGGTCGACTCGCTCTTCTTCACCCTGGCACGCCTGCCGATCTTCGAAGATAAGATGACCAAGCACCTGAAAGCCCTGGATAAATTCCAGGCTGAGATGGCCGCCTATGCGCCGTATTGGGCGCTCGGAGAAGGGGTCGTGCGCGGCGCGCGAAACGGCGCCCACGCCGTCACCACCTATCCGCTGCCCAAGACCCCGACCTTCGGCCCCTTACCGGTCAAAAAGAGCTCCGGGTTTGGCGCGGCGATCGAAAGCTGCCTGTTCCCGACCTATTTCTTCAACCCGTCGAGCATGGGAACCATCACCGAGATGGACCGCAACTTCGCCGTGCTCAAGCGCAACAGCGTGAGCCGCCCTTATATGGCGAGCAAGGGCCCGCGTGAGGTGGTCTCTCGCTTCCGCGCCGCCGAGGGTTGCATGACCGGAATGATGCCCAGCTTCCTCTTCCCGGACAATAAATACGCCCCGCCCTATCATTTGACCGCCGATGGTAATTCGGGCTCCGACTATATGAAGCGCTCCAATATCGTCTGGACCTACCGCTATACCCCCGATATGGCGACCAAATTGCGCGATAATTATAACGCGGTGCTCTCCAAGGACTACACCACCGACATCATCGGTCTGCCCCACTCGGGCATGTGGGCGATGTCGCGCGGCGAGATGTATTATCGGGAGAAAAATGACCCGAATTTCGTCAAGGGCCCCAACGCGATGTGGATGTTTCACCCCAGCTGGATCGGCAAGCTTCGCCCGGTGCTGCTCAAGAATGAACGTCTGCCCGTTGACCCGAGCGATATGTGGGCCGAATCCCGCGGCCTCGCCCTGCGCCAGGCGCCGCTATTTGGGGTCGACCTGAGCGACTTCGGCAAAGATCTATTGTATATGGAAAAAGCGACGCTCGGCATGGACGGCAAAATCGAAGGCAAGGAGGTGCTTGATGGAATCGCCAAATAA
- a CDS encoding TadE/TadG family type IV pilus assembly protein gives MESPNKTHFLFRLSRRILGSFGAFSRNDRGTALTEFVIMLPVFILIWVGMINLFKLENGGMRAKIKASSQTWEKAMTVAHGGHVPEAKAGVHIMAGLDAIDNVNNRPSGTADSFAHLKNARLASQGNRGEAQGSATMARLLGQTPPAQPAGQGLRSHYSRAMLDDSRSNFINSAPGPLGIYAPVIPESIQSIGYNHAPATGNRYGSVFGEHIEQVEVYGQMNELGATYDVLNSPVGKPKRTDDLIYVPGFSRLMAEQDKCLRSVLELGRRMKYFKNCL, from the coding sequence ATGGAATCGCCAAATAAGACACACTTTTTGTTTCGCCTGAGCCGACGCATCCTTGGATCATTTGGCGCCTTTAGCCGCAATGACCGCGGCACGGCGTTGACCGAGTTTGTGATCATGTTGCCGGTCTTTATCCTGATTTGGGTCGGCATGATCAACCTATTTAAGCTTGAGAACGGCGGCATGCGCGCCAAGATCAAGGCCAGCTCGCAGACCTGGGAGAAGGCCATGACGGTCGCCCACGGCGGGCATGTCCCCGAGGCCAAAGCCGGCGTTCACATCATGGCTGGCCTGGACGCCATCGATAACGTGAACAACCGCCCCAGCGGCACCGCGGATTCCTTCGCCCACCTCAAAAATGCCCGGCTCGCCAGCCAGGGCAATCGAGGCGAGGCGCAGGGGTCGGCCACCATGGCGAGGCTGCTCGGCCAGACGCCGCCCGCGCAGCCGGCCGGCCAGGGATTGCGCAGCCATTATTCACGCGCGATGCTCGACGACTCCCGCTCGAACTTCATCAACTCGGCCCCCGGCCCGCTCGGGATCTATGCGCCGGTTATCCCGGAGTCGATCCAATCGATTGGCTACAATCACGCCCCGGCCACCGGAAACCGCTACGGGTCGGTCTTCGGCGAGCATATCGAGCAGGTCGAGGTCTACGGTCAGATGAACGAATTGGGCGCCACCTACGACGTGCTTAACTCGCCGGTGGGCAAGCCCAAGCGAACCGATGATCTGATCTACGTCCCCGGGTTCTCGCGCTTGATGGCCGAACAAGACAAATGCCTCCGGAGCGTCTTGGAGCTTGGCCGCCGCATGAAGTACTTTAAGAATTGCCTATAA
- a CDS encoding NifU family protein, with the protein MRRQIQKVIAEEINPMIASHGGEIALVDYFEKNLSIVMSGGCQGCAASSATLKQGIERVLRERFGDDINEIIDTTDHGAGENPFFSEDAASPFA; encoded by the coding sequence ATGCGTCGTCAGATTCAAAAAGTTATCGCCGAAGAGATCAACCCGATGATCGCCAGCCACGGCGGCGAGATCGCGTTGGTCGACTATTTCGAGAAGAACCTGTCCATCGTCATGAGCGGCGGCTGCCAGGGCTGCGCCGCCTCCAGCGCCACCCTCAAGCAGGGCATCGAGCGCGTGCTTCGCGAGCGCTTTGGCGACGATATCAACGAGATCATCGACACCACCGACCACGGCGCCGGCGAGAACCCCTTCTTCAGCGAAGACGCCGCGAGCCCGTTTGCCTGA
- a CDS encoding dicarboxylate/amino acid:cation symporter translates to MKDRADIPWYKQLHWQIFLGLIAALIYGLTVRQVVGVAEAEAYRVPFDFIGDLFIRLLKLIIIPLILTSVVTGIQSLKEPAELGRVGLITMTYYMLTTLVAVSLGLLVVNLLKPGKGLNLSISGEAELTPTPLRDVFLGIVPENIFGALASGQMLPTIFFAIVLGLAILMAGERVTLVRKLFVEANHLVFMVTDWVMATAPLGVAALFVGTLLNPELVDVGAFFEDMGVYMLSVLGGLGLHSVIVLPLLLIFVARVHPLRYAIALAPALLTAFSTASSSATYPLTRDCVTARAGVDEKAADFVLPLGATINMDGTALYEGVAAVFIANALGIDLSFTQQVIIVLTATLAAIGAAGVPSAGLVTMIIVLESVGLPGAGYALIVAVDRVLDMARTTVNVWGDSVGAAVVGRFVGDAGEDASADA, encoded by the coding sequence ATGAAGGACCGCGCGGACATCCCCTGGTATAAGCAACTCCATTGGCAGATCTTTCTTGGGCTTATCGCCGCCCTGATCTACGGGCTCACGGTGCGCCAGGTCGTCGGGGTCGCCGAGGCCGAGGCCTATCGGGTGCCCTTTGATTTTATCGGCGACCTCTTCATTCGCCTGCTCAAGCTCATCATCATTCCGCTGATTTTGACCAGCGTGGTCACCGGGATTCAGAGCCTCAAAGAGCCCGCCGAGCTCGGGCGGGTGGGGCTTATCACGATGACCTATTATATGCTGACGACCCTGGTCGCGGTGAGCCTGGGCCTGCTGGTCGTGAACCTGCTTAAGCCCGGAAAGGGCCTGAACCTGAGCATCTCGGGCGAGGCCGAGCTCACGCCCACGCCGCTTCGCGACGTCTTTTTGGGGATCGTCCCCGAGAATATCTTCGGCGCCCTGGCCTCCGGGCAGATGCTGCCGACGATCTTCTTCGCCATCGTGCTGGGCCTGGCGATCTTGATGGCCGGCGAGCGCGTGACGCTGGTGCGAAAGCTGTTTGTCGAGGCCAATCACCTGGTCTTTATGGTGACCGATTGGGTCATGGCCACCGCGCCGCTGGGCGTCGCGGCGCTCTTCGTCGGCACGCTGCTCAACCCCGAGTTGGTCGACGTGGGCGCGTTCTTCGAAGATATGGGCGTCTATATGCTCTCGGTGCTCGGCGGCCTCGGCCTGCACTCGGTGATCGTGCTGCCGCTGTTGCTGATCTTTGTCGCCCGCGTCCACCCGCTTCGCTACGCCATTGCGCTCGCCCCGGCGCTCTTGACCGCGTTTTCGACCGCCTCAAGCTCCGCCACCTACCCGCTCACCCGCGATTGCGTCACCGCGCGCGCCGGCGTCGACGAGAAGGCCGCCGACTTCGTGCTGCCGCTGGGCGCGACCATCAATATGGACGGCACCGCGCTATATGAGGGCGTCGCCGCGGTCTTCATCGCCAACGCCCTGGGCATCGACCTGAGCTTCACCCAGCAGGTCATCATCGTCCTGACCGCCACGCTGGCCGCCATCGGCGCCGCCGGCGTCCCCAGCGCGGGGCTGGTCACCATGATCATCGTGCTGGAGAGCGTCGGCCTGCCCGGCGCCGGCTACGCGCTCATCGTCGCGGTCGACCGCGTCCTGGATATGGCGCGCACCACGGTCAACGTGTGGGGCGACAGCGTGGGCGCGGCGGTGGTGGGGCGTTTTGTGGGCGACGCCGGGGAGGATGCGAGCGCGGATGCGTAG
- a CDS encoding NAD-dependent epimerase/dehydratase family protein: protein MSISNPTEPKTIVVAGASGFIGRALPDAFDGNYRLVGLSRQVLEEGKQNEALDARDYTWRRCDLFSRQQSAAALGGADLAVYLVHSMRPSSALTQGHFSDMDLICADNFARAARRHGVEHIVYISGQLPDPEALGNQPINQHLATRLEVEQTLASYGAAVTTLRAGIVLGPGGDLSELIFRLVERLPVMLLPKWAEQSVSPIARADLVALVRFVLEHPEYAGESWDVGGAETLTWAALLARAAEQMGRNRSFYRAPVMMPVLSTAWITMVTGLPGAMIRPMVESLRQGEVPRDFELQRAAGQTPISLDAAMRASLASRRKRTGSNAAANDVNETSLVPSDAPREVRSVQRLPMPAGKDARWIATTYAEWLPRFLRPFIDVRLREGRWLDFLIRPLPWPILSMELATDISKPDRQLYWIRGGMLAGDQRGERIDGRLEFREALGGKWALAAIHNFRPRLPWPIYMLTQAKMHLFVMNAFARYLGRLSSTQRVFVEGDTKLDEAPHTQNQTVRK from the coding sequence ATGTCCATCTCAAACCCCACAGAGCCTAAAACCATCGTCGTCGCCGGCGCCTCTGGGTTCATTGGGCGCGCGCTGCCCGACGCCTTCGATGGGAATTATCGGCTGGTCGGGTTGAGCCGACAGGTGCTCGAAGAGGGGAAGCAGAACGAGGCGCTCGACGCGCGAGATTATACCTGGCGTCGCTGCGATCTCTTCTCGCGCCAGCAGAGCGCGGCGGCGCTGGGGGGCGCGGACCTGGCGGTCTATCTGGTGCACTCGATGCGCCCGTCCTCGGCGCTCACGCAGGGGCATTTTAGCGATATGGATCTCATCTGCGCCGATAATTTCGCGCGTGCCGCCCGGCGCCACGGCGTCGAGCATATCGTGTATATCAGCGGGCAGCTGCCCGACCCCGAGGCGCTTGGAAACCAGCCGATCAACCAGCACCTGGCCACGCGCCTGGAGGTCGAGCAGACCCTGGCGAGCTACGGGGCGGCGGTCACCACGCTGCGCGCGGGCATCGTGCTGGGGCCGGGCGGGGACTTAAGCGAGCTGATCTTTCGGCTGGTGGAGCGCCTGCCGGTGATGTTGCTGCCCAAATGGGCCGAGCAGTCGGTGAGCCCCATCGCCCGCGCGGACCTGGTGGCGCTGGTGCGTTTTGTACTCGAGCACCCCGAATATGCCGGGGAGTCCTGGGATGTCGGGGGCGCCGAGACCCTCACGTGGGCCGCCTTGCTCGCCCGGGCCGCCGAGCAAATGGGCCGAAATCGCTCGTTTTACCGAGCGCCCGTGATGATGCCCGTCCTCTCGACCGCCTGGATCACCATGGTCACCGGGCTCCCCGGGGCGATGATTCGCCCGATGGTCGAAAGCCTGCGCCAGGGCGAGGTGCCCCGGGATTTTGAGCTGCAGCGCGCGGCCGGGCAGACGCCCATTTCGCTCGACGCCGCGATGCGCGCCTCGCTGGCAAGTCGCCGCAAAAGAACGGGTTCAAACGCTGCTGCCAATGACGTCAACGAAACCTCGCTTGTGCCCAGCGATGCGCCGCGCGAGGTGCGCTCGGTGCAGCGACTTCCGATGCCCGCGGGCAAAGACGCGCGCTGGATCGCGACGACCTACGCCGAGTGGCTGCCGCGTTTTTTGCGCCCGTTCATTGACGTTCGCCTGCGCGAGGGGCGCTGGCTGGACTTCCTGATACGCCCGCTGCCCTGGCCGATCCTCTCCATGGAGCTTGCCACCGACATCAGCAAACCCGACCGCCAACTCTATTGGATTCGCGGCGGCATGCTCGCCGGCGACCAGCGCGGCGAGCGCATCGACGGGCGCCTCGAGTTTCGCGAAGCGCTCGGCGGAAAATGGGCCCTCGCGGCGATTCATAACTTTCGCCCGCGCCTGCCCTGGCCGATTTATATGCTCACCCAGGCCAAGATGCATCTCTTTGTAATGAATGCGTTTGCTCGCTACCTTGGGCGTCTAAGTTCAACGCAACGCGTCTTCGTTGAAGGCGACACTAAGCTCGACGAAGCCCCGCACACCCAAAACCAAACGGTTCGGAAATAA
- a CDS encoding NAD(P)H-binding protein has translation MQDWLEKPVFLSGATGFIGASLYPKLVEEGLEVRCGTRNPQRAAHRMPGCDWVEFDVERPETLAAALEGCGSAYYLVHQMQTGEGYREREVQAAKAFLKAAEDAGVRRVVYLGGVEPSDNAEPSEHLASRLQTGRILRSSHLDGDKKVVTVELRASMIVGAGSASWKMVRDLAARLPMMVLPSWTQSRSQPVFIDDVVSALVGARGLKLDDSAWFDIPGPQTLTAEEILRQVAHILGHDFVSLPVPMLSPRVSSYWLRFVTRCDIYMARELVDGLKTDLIAQDGRFWMFINHPKRVPFEEAARRAVQASEPGSLLSRAYEGLVSKVSRSRI, from the coding sequence ATGCAAGATTGGCTCGAAAAACCCGTCTTTCTTTCAGGCGCCACCGGCTTTATTGGCGCGAGTCTCTACCCGAAGCTGGTCGAAGAAGGCCTTGAGGTTCGCTGTGGCACGCGCAACCCGCAGCGCGCCGCGCATAGGATGCCGGGCTGTGATTGGGTTGAGTTCGACGTGGAGCGCCCCGAGACGCTCGCGGCGGCGCTCGAAGGATGTGGCTCGGCCTATTATCTGGTCCACCAGATGCAAACCGGGGAGGGGTATCGCGAGCGCGAGGTGCAGGCGGCGAAGGCGTTTTTGAAGGCCGCTGAGGACGCCGGCGTGCGCCGGGTTGTCTACCTTGGCGGCGTCGAGCCCAGCGACAACGCTGAGCCCTCCGAGCATCTGGCGAGCCGGCTGCAAACCGGGCGCATCCTGCGCTCGAGTCATTTGGATGGGGATAAAAAAGTGGTCACCGTGGAGCTGCGCGCCTCGATGATCGTGGGCGCTGGCAGCGCGAGCTGGAAGATGGTGCGCGACCTGGCCGCCCGCCTGCCCATGATGGTGCTGCCGAGCTGGACGCAGTCGCGCTCGCAACCGGTATTTATCGACGACGTGGTCAGCGCGCTGGTCGGCGCGCGCGGGCTCAAGCTCGACGACTCCGCCTGGTTCGACATCCCCGGCCCTCAGACCCTGACCGCCGAGGAGATCCTGCGCCAGGTCGCCCATATCCTCGGCCACGACTTCGTCTCACTGCCCGTGCCGATGCTGTCGCCGCGGGTGTCCAGCTATTGGCTGCGATTCGTCACCCGCTGCGATATCTATATGGCCCGCGAGCTGGTGGACGGGCTCAAGACCGACCTCATCGCCCAGGACGGGCGCTTTTGGATGTTCATCAATCACCCCAAGCGCGTCCCCTTCGAGGAGGCGGCCCGCCGCGCCGTCCAGGCCAGCGAGCCCGGTTCGCTATTGTCGCGCGCCTACGAGGGGTTGGTGTCGAAGGTGTCGCGCTCGCGCATTTAG
- a CDS encoding Tll0287-like domain-containing protein — MTSSNQRWMTVLLSVGVAWAVSCERPEKVAPEEAPKQEESAPTAHAEVKSEEKSEEKSTEAVDAWRETADKADLMLRQRLMGKVMETVKDEGFVAAVTVCHGEAEPMTEAVGEEMNVKIGRVSERLRNPNNVGPDWVAPLIAKAEGKAHYATEGDALRVVKPLNIAQNCLNCHGQTDQLAEGVAEALQKHYPEDKATGYKLGDIRGWVWVEVH, encoded by the coding sequence ATGACTAGCTCGAATCAACGATGGATGACCGTGCTCTTATCTGTGGGAGTCGCATGGGCTGTCAGCTGCGAACGTCCCGAGAAGGTGGCGCCCGAAGAAGCGCCGAAGCAGGAAGAGAGTGCGCCGACCGCGCACGCCGAAGTGAAGTCTGAAGAGAAGTCTGAAGAGAAGTCGACCGAGGCGGTCGACGCGTGGCGCGAGACGGCCGATAAGGCAGACCTGATGCTGCGCCAGCGCCTGATGGGCAAGGTCATGGAGACCGTAAAGGATGAGGGTTTTGTCGCCGCCGTCACCGTCTGCCACGGCGAGGCCGAGCCGATGACGGAGGCGGTCGGCGAAGAGATGAACGTGAAGATCGGTCGGGTCTCCGAGCGGCTACGGAACCCCAATAACGTCGGCCCCGACTGGGTCGCGCCGCTTATCGCGAAGGCCGAAGGCAAGGCGCATTACGCGACCGAAGGTGACGCGCTTCGCGTGGTCAAACCGCTAAATATCGCCCAGAACTGCCTGAACTGCCATGGGCAGACCGACCAACTCGCCGAGGGCGTCGCCGAGGCCCTTCAGAAGCATTATCCGGAGGACAAAGCCACGGGCTATAAGCTGGGCGATATCCGCGGATGGGTCTGGGTAGAGGTGCATTGA
- a CDS encoding putative metal-binding motif-containing protein, with amino-acid sequence MLSRSILAIRRVGYYSGFSLGTIGIAAVLLLGACSFDAGVSGLECAQEGQTRPGEICRDGYWRVDDTDPGGFDVAQDTIEDTAPPQDVAPPQDVAPPQDVAPPQDTAPPQDTAPDTGPAECAPGTHDLDGDGHCEYQCVETNGGVELCDGLDNNCDGKVDRLPNGRSLTRACGSDVGQCEQGNQSCVNGDWGECLGGVGPQAEVCDGLDNDCDGAIDNDLPTVRSWVDADADGYGTGRSNEHVQKCEGTPGYAPRRGDCDDNNPITNPGATEICDGENNNCNAYGGNTDNDYQLISTSASAWCRNHFSSSMSCEKIGSIYCCSEDGDACARESVCNDGLDDDGDGKIDCADEDCLGLACTTGQRSGVCQVDGSCQPL; translated from the coding sequence ATGTTGAGCCGCAGCATCTTGGCGATTCGCCGCGTGGGTTATTATTCGGGATTCTCGCTTGGCACCATCGGGATCGCGGCGGTGCTGCTCTTGGGCGCGTGCTCATTCGACGCGGGAGTAAGTGGTCTGGAGTGTGCTCAGGAGGGCCAGACTCGCCCCGGCGAAATCTGCCGCGACGGGTATTGGCGCGTTGACGACACCGACCCGGGCGGCTTCGACGTCGCCCAGGATACCATCGAGGACACCGCGCCCCCGCAAGACGTCGCGCCTCCGCAAGACGTCGCGCCCCCGCAGGACGTCGCGCCTCCGCAGGACACCGCGCCCCCGCAGGACACCGCGCCCGACACAGGCCCCGCCGAATGTGCGCCCGGGACCCATGATCTCGATGGGGACGGGCATTGCGAATATCAATGCGTCGAGACCAACGGCGGCGTCGAGCTATGCGATGGGCTCGACAATAATTGCGACGGAAAAGTAGACCGACTCCCCAACGGCAGGTCGCTCACCCGCGCCTGCGGCAGCGATGTCGGCCAGTGCGAGCAGGGCAACCAGAGCTGCGTCAACGGCGACTGGGGAGAGTGTCTGGGCGGCGTCGGGCCGCAAGCGGAGGTGTGCGACGGGCTCGACAATGACTGCGACGGCGCCATTGATAACGACCTGCCGACGGTGCGCTCCTGGGTCGACGCCGACGCCGACGGCTACGGGACCGGCCGCTCCAACGAGCACGTTCAGAAATGCGAGGGAACGCCGGGCTACGCCCCCAGGCGCGGGGACTGCGATGACAATAACCCCATCACCAACCCCGGGGCGACCGAGATCTGCGACGGCGAGAATAACAATTGTAACGCCTACGGGGGCAATACCGACAATGACTATCAATTGATCTCAACCAGCGCGAGCGCGTGGTGTCGCAACCACTTCTCCTCCTCAATGAGCTGCGAGAAGATCGGCTCGATCTATTGCTGCTCCGAGGACGGCGACGCCTGCGCGCGCGAATCGGTGTGCAACGACGGACTCGATGACGACGGCGACGGCAAGATCGACTGCGCCGATGAGGATTGCCTGGGCCTTGCGTGCACCACCGGCCAGCGAAGCGGCGTGTGCCAGGTGGATGGCAGTTGCCAGCCGCTGTGA
- a CDS encoding DUF4476 domain-containing protein, translating into MNSRKATPVLALLLLFFMVSSASAQAQVNIEVNVGTSSSQSAQKHKHKKSKRDRRDSSRRDNRRSKRHDSHHGQHTTHTVVHEHVVVHEHVHTEAPPEPIYLPMADVQFSHLLTQIHNEPFSEGKLGLVSLAAQYNYFTSAQVSSVVSALTFSSDKIEAAVLMHPMVLDPEAFYQVFAAFTFESSKREVRARLGI; encoded by the coding sequence ATGAACTCCCGCAAAGCAACTCCCGTATTAGCCCTGCTGCTGCTCTTCTTCATGGTCTCCAGCGCCTCGGCCCAGGCGCAGGTGAACATTGAGGTCAACGTCGGCACCTCGAGCAGCCAATCCGCCCAAAAACACAAGCATAAGAAGAGCAAGCGTGACCGGCGAGATTCGTCGCGCCGCGACAATAGGCGCAGCAAGCGTCACGACTCGCACCATGGCCAGCACACCACCCACACCGTCGTTCACGAGCACGTCGTGGTCCACGAACATGTGCACACCGAGGCGCCGCCGGAGCCGATATATTTGCCCATGGCGGACGTACAATTTTCGCATTTGCTCACCCAGATCCACAACGAGCCGTTCTCCGAAGGCAAGCTGGGCCTGGTCTCGCTGGCCGCCCAATATAATTATTTCACCAGCGCCCAGGTCAGCTCCGTGGTGTCGGCCCTGACCTTTAGCTCCGACAAGATCGAGGCCGCCGTCCTGATGCACCCGATGGTCCTGGACCCGGAGGCGTTCTATCAGGTGTTCGCGGCGTTCACCTTCGAGTCCTCCAAGCGTGAGGTCCGCGCGCGCCTGGGCATCTAA
- a CDS encoding RCC1 domain-containing protein, whose protein sequence is MPIQKVRSRLSLPIFYTCIMLLSGCALLDAANGASDQNGNANTPDAQDTPDAHDGPDGNTEPEILNSAYSLSAGQAHTCAVRKSDSYFECWGEEGTEKRLGAPSNAYTSVEAGDWHTCALSKVGSTVECWGDVEAQPPVPSDAFKSISSGASDTCGITAGDGKIKCWGWNPTRGQLLPPDGSNFKAISVGQNHGCAIDADDKIQCWGYLHELVSSKIQTAIDAEAGPNTYRAVSVGANSTCAIALETSQVRCWTSLASPIPNPSPDIEFSAISSYDLRTCGVTNDAAIICWGATLLNQDPTEAQPKDDGAFDAIAIGANHTCAVEVTGDASKVVCWGQPGFEPTWTVPEDL, encoded by the coding sequence ATGCCCATCCAAAAGGTGCGCTCGCGCCTCTCACTACCGATCTTCTACACCTGCATCATGCTCCTATCCGGGTGCGCGCTGCTCGACGCAGCCAATGGCGCGTCAGATCAAAATGGCAACGCCAATACGCCGGACGCCCAGGATACCCCGGACGCCCACGATGGGCCCGACGGGAATACCGAGCCCGAAATTCTGAACTCGGCGTACTCGCTCTCCGCCGGGCAAGCGCATACCTGCGCCGTGCGCAAAAGCGACTCCTATTTTGAATGTTGGGGAGAAGAAGGCACCGAGAAACGCCTCGGCGCTCCTTCCAACGCCTACACATCGGTAGAAGCTGGCGACTGGCACACCTGCGCGCTATCAAAAGTGGGCTCAACCGTGGAGTGCTGGGGAGACGTTGAAGCGCAACCGCCTGTGCCGTCCGATGCCTTTAAGTCAATCTCATCCGGCGCGTCGGATACCTGCGGTATCACGGCCGGCGATGGCAAGATCAAGTGCTGGGGTTGGAACCCGACTCGCGGACAATTACTCCCGCCTGATGGGAGCAATTTCAAGGCGATCTCGGTTGGCCAAAATCACGGCTGCGCCATCGACGCGGACGATAAAATACAATGCTGGGGTTACCTTCATGAGCTCGTGAGCAGCAAGATCCAAACGGCCATCGACGCCGAAGCGGGACCCAATACCTATCGGGCGGTCTCTGTAGGCGCGAACTCGACCTGTGCGATCGCCTTAGAGACAAGTCAGGTGCGTTGCTGGACCAGCCTCGCCAGCCCCATACCGAACCCTTCGCCGGATATCGAGTTCAGCGCGATCTCGAGCTACGATCTGCGCACTTGCGGGGTCACCAACGACGCAGCGATCATTTGTTGGGGGGCCACCCTGCTCAACCAGGACCCGACCGAGGCTCAGCCCAAAGATGATGGCGCATTTGATGCCATCGCCATCGGCGCCAACCATACATGTGCGGTTGAGGTCACGGGGGATGCCTCAAAAGTCGTCTGTTGGGGGCAACCTGGCTTTGAACCCACCTGGACGGTGCCGGAGGACCTGTAG